One Aquificaceae bacterium DNA segment encodes these proteins:
- a CDS encoding pantothenate kinase produces the protein MKVYNKEDLSYKNIVVLEDGKPPEKIEVTEDIIKINAKSLRGKAILDRLNYQGKLTQEIYI, from the coding sequence ATGAAAGTTTACAACAAGGAAGATTTATCATACAAGAATATAGTGGTGCTTGAAGATGGCAAGCCTCCAGAAAAGATTGAAGTTACAGAGGATATTATAAAAATCAACGCCAAATCCCTGAGAGGAAAAGCTATTCTTGATAGGCTAAACTATCAAGGCAAGCTTACACAAGAGATATATATTTAG
- the cas7i gene encoding type I-B CRISPR-associated protein Cas7/Cst2/DevR, giving the protein MAGLTLTVITHRASSLNYGESIGNVSVLKKITLADNTQLTYASDKALKYEIRRHGRERFGWRLLDEKLKEYIARHTSKDTLDVDKFGEDLVKDYEEFDLFGGLFTKPAKEEDGKKKSLKLSKGDAVKRVSVVKTSYMFSVSPFKSDMDFMNNIDAYNRYIRHIEDRGDQAIVNSEQHTSHYIYTLTVDLDRVGVWETEEGKIKEVIDSQAKAKRVVELLEVIKTLSRQIRGRWENLSPVFVVGGVFSVKNPFFMDAVKVVEKEGKLILDINALRDAIDLVPEGEEVLVGIASGHFHNEEDIRTQLNAKGVAEVFESLKQKVKSVYGVL; this is encoded by the coding sequence ATGGCTGGATTAACTCTTACAGTAATAACCCACAGGGCAAGCTCTCTTAACTATGGAGAGAGTATAGGCAACGTGTCTGTGCTTAAGAAGATTACCCTTGCGGATAACACACAGCTAACCTATGCCTCTGACAAGGCTTTAAAGTATGAAATAAGAAGGCATGGAAGGGAAAGGTTTGGCTGGAGGCTGTTGGATGAAAAGCTAAAGGAGTATATTGCAAGACACACTTCTAAGGATACTCTTGATGTGGATAAGTTTGGTGAGGACTTGGTAAAGGACTACGAAGAGTTTGACCTTTTTGGTGGGCTTTTTACAAAGCCTGCTAAGGAAGAGGATGGTAAAAAGAAGTCCCTAAAGCTCTCAAAGGGTGATGCGGTAAAGAGGGTAAGCGTAGTCAAAACCAGCTATATGTTTTCCGTAAGTCCCTTCAAATCCGATATGGACTTTATGAACAACATAGATGCCTACAACAGATACATAAGGCACATAGAGGATAGAGGCGACCAAGCGATAGTAAACTCCGAACAACACACCTCTCACTACATCTACACCCTTACCGTAGACCTTGACCGTGTGGGTGTGTGGGAAACAGAGGAGGGAAAAATAAAAGAGGTCATAGACTCTCAGGCAAAGGCAAAAAGAGTGGTGGAACTTCTTGAGGTTATAAAGACCCTTAGCAGGCAGATAAGAGGCAGATGGGAAAACCTCTCCCCAGTTTTTGTAGTTGGTGGTGTCTTTAGCGTGAAAAATCCCTTCTTTATGGATGCGGTAAAGGTTGTGGAAAAGGAAGGAAAACTAATCCTTGACATAAATGCCTTAAGAGATGCCATAGACCTTGTCCCAGAAGGTGAGGAGGTTTTGGTAGGAATTGCCTCTGGACACTTTCATAACGAAGAGGATATAAGAACCCAGCTAAATGCAAAAGGTGTAGCAGAGGTCTTTGAGAGCCTAAAGCAAAAGGTTAAGAGTGTTTATGGAGTGCTCTAA
- a CDS encoding radical SAM protein, producing the protein MDRFVLERLTEQKESPEYLQISMAAAMTLGIVPGQFYRNTRLSCINTLLTYPSGCHATCAYCGLQKAREMEYSKKNFIRVEWPTVKLDDIIERTKKVGHVERLCIAQITHPRAIRDTKYVLKRVLSELGDQIFVSLLINATGTTYEDIEDYKKLGADTVTVAIDCGTPEVFEKLRGRPMNSPHRWETFWKVLEWACDVMGDGYVGCHLVVGLGETEQEMIETIQKVRDLGARTHLFSFWPEEGSMMEKEKPCPAPQYRRVQFARYLIDNQIARYEDMKFNEKGQVIDFGIDKDTFEELFWSGRPFMTSGCRGKTTEVACNRPFGDSSVSDIKSYPFKPNRSDLQRIRKQLFDYEMTTNYPDVLNPSVFRYQ; encoded by the coding sequence ATGGACAGGTTTGTTTTAGAGAGGCTTACAGAACAAAAAGAAAGTCCAGAATACCTTCAGATAAGCATGGCTGCGGCTATGACTCTTGGCATAGTGCCTGGTCAGTTTTATAGAAATACAAGGCTAAGCTGTATAAACACACTTCTTACGTACCCTTCTGGTTGTCATGCCACTTGTGCTTACTGTGGTCTTCAAAAGGCAAGGGAGATGGAATATTCAAAGAAGAACTTTATAAGGGTTGAGTGGCCTACAGTAAAGCTTGACGATATAATAGAAAGGACTAAAAAGGTAGGACATGTGGAAAGGCTCTGCATAGCCCAGATAACCCATCCAAGAGCTATAAGGGATACAAAGTATGTGCTCAAAAGGGTGCTTTCTGAGCTGGGAGACCAGATTTTTGTCTCTTTGCTTATAAACGCAACAGGAACTACCTACGAAGACATAGAAGACTACAAAAAACTTGGTGCGGACACGGTCACCGTTGCTATAGACTGCGGGACTCCAGAGGTCTTTGAAAAACTTCGTGGAAGACCTATGAACAGCCCTCACAGATGGGAAACCTTCTGGAAAGTCCTTGAATGGGCATGTGATGTTATGGGAGATGGATACGTAGGATGTCATCTTGTAGTGGGTCTTGGTGAAACTGAGCAGGAGATGATAGAAACCATACAGAAAGTGAGAGACCTTGGAGCAAGGACGCACCTCTTTTCCTTCTGGCCAGAGGAAGGGTCCATGATGGAAAAGGAAAAACCCTGCCCTGCACCTCAATACAGAAGAGTGCAGTTTGCCAGATATCTCATAGACAATCAGATAGCTCGCTATGAAGATATGAAGTTTAACGAAAAGGGTCAGGTGATAGACTTTGGCATAGACAAGGACACCTTTGAGGAGCTCTTTTGGAGCGGAAGACCCTTTATGACCTCAGGTTGCAGAGGCAAGACCACAGAGGTTGCTTGCAACAGACCCTTTGGAGACAGCTCTGTGAGCGACATAAAGAGCTATCCCTTCAAGCCAAACAGGTCAGACCTTCAAAGAATAAGAAAACAGCTCTTTGACTATGAAATGACCACCAACTATCCAGATGTGCTAAACCCAAGCGTTTTTAGGTATCAATGA
- a CDS encoding DUF309 domain-containing protein, with product MSESELLKKVKSLWDEGDFYSAHEVLEDIWRLFPKEDKFSRNCYQGLIRLAIVYNHYICAKDGLPPASTL from the coding sequence TTGAGCGAGAGTGAGCTTTTGAAGAAAGTAAAAAGCCTATGGGACGAAGGAGATTTTTACTCCGCTCACGAAGTGCTTGAGGATATATGGAGGCTTTTCCCAAAAGAAGATAAGTTTTCACGAAACTGCTACCAAGGGCTAATAAGGCTTGCCATCGTTTACAACCATTATATATGTGCTAAAGATGGTTTACCACCAGCTTCAACCTTGTAG
- the cas6 gene encoding CRISPR-associated endoribonuclease Cas6, with product MRFLVKMESQRGEKIPIDYRRRLISLMKRVFGVREFLENPVRPYTFAVYLGKDVVFEEETISGVKFINLRISTGDPVYGIRLYNGLSSLKGKTHKIGDAEFVIKEIKLEKEGDWSKGSFKSLSPVVVEKPGFSQDSPRARYLIPMEEGFEDALLENILRRFRVIKGYEPKIEEFSFSFKYFKEEFIKHYGGHIRAFLGRFRIDTDNPEVLRFVYQYGLGLRTGQGFGYLEVD from the coding sequence ATGCGTTTTTTGGTAAAAATGGAAAGTCAAAGGGGAGAGAAGATACCCATAGACTACAGACGTAGGCTCATATCTTTGATGAAGAGGGTTTTTGGAGTTAGGGAGTTTCTTGAAAATCCAGTAAGACCCTACACCTTTGCGGTATACCTTGGAAAGGATGTGGTCTTTGAGGAAGAAACCATAAGCGGTGTAAAGTTTATAAACCTACGCATCTCCACAGGAGACCCAGTGTATGGGATAAGGCTCTACAATGGACTATCTTCTCTCAAGGGTAAAACCCACAAGATAGGAGATGCGGAGTTTGTTATAAAGGAGATTAAGTTAGAAAAGGAGGGAGATTGGTCAAAGGGCAGTTTTAAAAGCCTGTCTCCTGTGGTAGTGGAAAAGCCGGGATTTTCACAAGACAGCCCAAGAGCAAGATATTTAATTCCTATGGAAGAAGGCTTTGAGGATGCTCTTCTTGAGAACATACTTAGACGCTTTAGGGTTATAAAGGGCTATGAGCCAAAGATAGAGGAGTTTTCCTTTAGCTTTAAATACTTCAAGGAAGAGTTCATAAAGCACTATGGAGGGCATATAAGGGCTTTTCTTGGAAGGTTTCGTATAGACACAGATAACCCAGAAGTGTTAAGATTTGTCTACCAATATGGGCTTGGTCTAAGGACGGGTCAAGGCTTTGGATACCTTGAGGTGGATTAA
- a CDS encoding MBL fold metallo-hydrolase: MKDVIFNTPDHKVVLFEELTPASAVQANQVLIIHKDEGMLLDPGGHKVFSKLLSDITFYTSQNKIQIKYIFLSHQDPDVVASINGWLMTTNAVTYISKLWMRFLPHFGLDSQLEDRVFPIDDGGTVLTLGGDCKLYILPAHFMHSPGNFQVYDPCSKILFSGDLGASLGQDYFVVEDFDKHIKYMEGFHRRYMASNKILRFWANMVRQLDIEMIVPQHGAILKGKDMVNRFIEWVENLEVGIDLLTQERYKVPTG, from the coding sequence ATGAAAGATGTTATCTTCAACACTCCAGACCACAAGGTGGTCCTCTTTGAAGAGCTGACCCCTGCTTCTGCAGTGCAGGCAAACCAAGTGCTTATCATCCACAAGGACGAAGGTATGCTCCTTGACCCTGGAGGTCATAAGGTTTTCTCAAAGCTGTTGTCAGATATCACTTTTTATACATCACAAAACAAGATCCAAATAAAGTATATATTCCTCTCTCACCAAGACCCAGACGTAGTAGCCTCTATAAACGGCTGGCTCATGACTACAAACGCAGTCACTTACATTTCCAAACTATGGATGAGGTTCTTGCCACACTTTGGGTTGGACTCTCAGCTTGAAGATAGGGTCTTTCCCATAGACGATGGTGGAACAGTGTTAACTCTTGGTGGAGACTGCAAGCTCTACATCCTACCAGCACACTTTATGCATTCTCCGGGCAACTTTCAGGTATACGACCCATGCTCTAAAATACTTTTTTCCGGAGACCTTGGGGCATCTCTTGGTCAGGACTACTTTGTGGTGGAGGACTTTGATAAGCACATAAAGTATATGGAAGGCTTCCACAGGAGATATATGGCAAGCAACAAGATACTACGTTTCTGGGCAAATATGGTGCGTCAGCTTGACATTGAGATGATAGTGCCACAGCATGGGGCTATATTAAAAGGCAAAGACATGGTAAACCGTTTTATAGAGTGGGTGGAAAATCTTGAGGTGGGCATAGACCTCTTGACGCAAGAAAGATACAAAGTGCCCACTGGCTAA
- a CDS encoding FUN14 domain-containing protein codes for MNWSELIFDIGYAGFAGFVVGFAIKRVLNFFLLLLGLYILSLMWLASKGIITVEWEQLFALFKGMFEGFTTFVHGLIRKLAFAGSFAVGFAIGLKT; via the coding sequence ATGAATTGGAGTGAGCTTATTTTTGATATAGGTTATGCGGGTTTTGCAGGCTTTGTGGTGGGCTTTGCAATAAAGAGAGTTCTTAACTTCTTTCTCCTCCTGCTTGGTCTTTATATTTTGTCTCTCATGTGGCTTGCCAGCAAAGGTATTATCACAGTTGAATGGGAGCAGTTATTTGCATTGTTTAAGGGTATGTTTGAAGGCTTTACTACCTTTGTGCATGGACTTATAAGAAAACTGGCTTTTGCTGGCAGTTTTGCAGTGGGCTTTGCTATAGGGCTGAAAACTTGA
- the bioB gene encoding biotin synthase BioB codes for MDRVESFLFEVSEKAIAYEPIDKETALKLLQIPDQYIALMVYLAQKVKNHFHPPDKVEFCSIINAKSGACSEDCKFCAQSKFYKTPINIYNLVPKEEILEGAYRGVEFGANRYCIVLSGKSATKEEVERICEGVEEIRKEGLPINVCVSAGTLDEESLKKLKSAGVRRVNHNLEASENFFPKIVSTHTWRERYETIKRIKSVGLSACCGGIFGMGESDEDRVDLALTYRELGVDSIPLNFLMPIEGTPMETAPGVSPLEALKIIAMFRFTNPKAELRLCGGREQNLRDFHGMAVLMTNAMMVGGYLTRAGRDIKKDYQLLKDLGYERLLQVEVANGNTS; via the coding sequence ATGGACAGAGTGGAAAGCTTTCTTTTTGAAGTTTCAGAAAAGGCTATAGCCTATGAGCCCATAGATAAGGAAACCGCACTAAAACTTTTGCAAATACCCGACCAATACATTGCCCTTATGGTCTATCTGGCACAGAAGGTAAAAAATCACTTTCATCCACCAGACAAAGTAGAGTTCTGCTCTATAATAAACGCAAAAAGTGGTGCCTGTTCAGAAGATTGCAAGTTCTGTGCCCAGTCCAAGTTTTACAAAACGCCCATAAACATATACAACCTTGTGCCTAAGGAGGAAATCTTAGAGGGTGCATATAGAGGTGTGGAGTTTGGTGCAAATAGATACTGTATTGTCCTTAGTGGCAAATCCGCAACTAAGGAAGAGGTGGAAAGAATATGTGAAGGTGTAGAAGAGATTAGGAAGGAAGGGCTTCCCATAAATGTTTGCGTCTCTGCTGGAACTCTTGATGAGGAATCCCTCAAGAAGTTAAAATCCGCAGGAGTTAGAAGAGTAAACCATAACCTTGAGGCATCGGAGAACTTTTTCCCTAAGATAGTAAGCACACATACATGGAGAGAAAGGTATGAGACCATAAAAAGGATTAAGTCCGTGGGGCTTTCCGCTTGCTGTGGTGGAATTTTTGGCATGGGAGAGTCCGACGAAGATAGAGTTGACCTTGCACTCACATACAGAGAGTTGGGGGTGGACTCTATACCGCTTAACTTCCTTATGCCTATAGAAGGAACGCCTATGGAAACTGCTCCGGGCGTGAGCCCACTTGAAGCTCTAAAAATAATAGCCATGTTTAGGTTCACAAATCCAAAGGCGGAGCTAAGACTTTGTGGAGGAAGAGAGCAAAACTTGAGAGACTTTCACGGCATGGCTGTTCTTATGACTAACGCCATGATGGTGGGTGGCTATCTCACAAGAGCAGGAAGGGACATAAAAAAGGACTATCAACTTCTCAAGGACTTAGGATATGAAAGGCTCCTTCAGGTAGAAGTGGCTAATGGAAACACCTCATAA
- a CDS encoding YifB family Mg chelatase-like AAA ATPase codes for MFCRVKSGGVLGIEGFEVDVEVDIANGLPQFSIVGLGDKAINEARERVRSALKNIGFQLPVKRITVNLSPSHLKKQGTHYDLPIALGILKLSTGIDFPEDYVVLGELSLDGKINPVKGVLPIVLSLKALGYKKFIVPEGNAREAGLVKDVEVYGFENLRDVLDFFSGSLSKKPVEVNLEEVFEQNLSFDVDFSEVYGQYQAKRAMEISAAGFHHILLVGPPGAGKSMLARRLITIMPPLTFEEAVEITRIYSVAGLLDGQKPLITKRPFRNPLTNASDSALVGGGTVPQPGEISLAHRGVLFLDEFPEFSRKAIEALRQPLEDGKVTVSRVGGRITFPAEFLLVVAMNPCACGNYGNPYKACVCTPMQLKAYQSRISGPIMDRIDLKVWVYPVEKEDLLKMSSGESSAQIRQRVMRAVEIQRERFKNSPTKYNSRMTNDEVKKYCEMTQEAKSMLQSAIDRLNLTGRGYIKTLKVARTIADLEGEEKIASHHIAEALQYRINEKAPTL; via the coding sequence ATGTTCTGTCGTGTAAAAAGCGGTGGGGTTCTGGGGATAGAGGGTTTCGAAGTGGATGTAGAGGTAGATATTGCCAACGGATTACCACAGTTTTCTATCGTAGGTCTTGGAGACAAAGCCATAAACGAAGCACGGGAAAGGGTAAGGTCTGCCCTCAAAAACATCGGCTTTCAACTACCCGTAAAAAGGATAACCGTAAACCTTTCGCCCTCACACCTCAAAAAACAGGGAACACACTATGACCTGCCTATAGCTTTGGGTATCCTTAAGCTCTCAACAGGTATAGATTTTCCCGAAGATTATGTGGTTCTCGGTGAGCTGTCTCTTGATGGCAAGATAAACCCAGTTAAGGGAGTCTTGCCTATAGTCCTATCCCTAAAAGCTCTTGGCTACAAAAAGTTTATTGTTCCAGAAGGCAACGCAAGGGAAGCTGGGCTCGTCAAAGATGTAGAAGTTTATGGTTTTGAAAATCTAAGGGATGTGTTGGATTTTTTCAGTGGGAGTCTTTCAAAAAAGCCAGTGGAGGTGAACTTAGAGGAGGTCTTTGAACAAAACCTTTCCTTTGATGTGGACTTTAGCGAGGTTTATGGTCAGTATCAGGCAAAAAGGGCTATGGAAATATCCGCAGCAGGCTTTCATCATATCCTGTTAGTGGGTCCGCCAGGTGCTGGCAAAAGTATGCTTGCCAGAAGACTCATTACCATTATGCCACCCTTGACCTTTGAGGAAGCGGTAGAAATAACACGCATATACAGTGTTGCTGGTCTTTTGGATGGGCAAAAGCCACTCATTACTAAAAGACCTTTTAGAAACCCTCTAACAAACGCCTCAGATTCCGCTCTTGTGGGTGGTGGCACAGTGCCACAACCCGGTGAGATATCCTTAGCACACAGGGGAGTGCTCTTTCTTGACGAGTTTCCCGAGTTTAGTAGAAAAGCTATAGAAGCTCTACGACAACCCTTAGAGGACGGAAAAGTCACCGTGTCAAGGGTTGGAGGCAGGATAACCTTTCCTGCGGAGTTTTTGCTGGTAGTGGCTATGAACCCTTGTGCCTGTGGCAACTACGGAAATCCATACAAAGCCTGCGTATGCACTCCCATGCAGTTAAAAGCATATCAGTCAAGGATATCTGGTCCCATAATGGATAGGATAGACCTAAAGGTTTGGGTATATCCAGTGGAAAAAGAAGACCTGCTAAAGATGTCCTCAGGCGAAAGCTCAGCACAGATTAGACAAAGGGTTATGAGAGCTGTTGAAATTCAAAGGGAGCGTTTTAAAAACAGTCCAACAAAATACAATTCACGCATGACAAACGATGAGGTAAAGAAATACTGCGAAATGACCCAAGAAGCCAAATCTATGCTCCAAAGTGCCATAGATAGACTAAACCTCACTGGCAGAGGCTACATTAAAACACTAAAGGTGGCAAGAACTATAGCAGACCTTGAAGGAGAGGAAAAAATAGCCAGCCATCACATAGCGGAAGCCCTACAGTATAGGATAAACGAAAAAGCACCTACTTTATGA
- the dnaE gene encoding DNA polymerase III subunit alpha: MRDFVHLHLHTQYSLLDGAIKIKDLVSRAQELGYKAVAITDHGNLFGILDFYKSMKSVGIKPLIGMEAYFTTGSRFDRKGKGSEDNITDRYNHHLILIAKDDKGLKNLMKLSTLSYKEGFYYKPRIDYELLSQYNEGLIAITACLKGVPTYYASIGEREKAQEWVKKFLDLFGEDLYLELQSNSLPEQETANRTLIEIAKKLGVKLIATNDSHYLMPEDKLAHQVLMAIQMKKTLTEIQQGNGFKCANEGLHFASPEEVWEKFRGKFEGWETALLNTLEVAEKTADSFQLLEGGSYLMPHFPTEGVPLGDFLKELAIKGLRQRISQGLAKDSKEYWDRLEYELDVVSRMGFEGYFLIVQDFINWAKSQGIPVGPGRGSAAGSLLAFALGITDVDPIRHGLLFERFLNPERVSMPDIDVDFCMENRDRVIEYVKNKYGSENVAQIITYNVMKAKQTLRDTARALGIPYQTADTLAKLIPQGDVQGTWLSLEEMFLTPIEELLEKYGKHRTDIEENVTKFRRLCEENPELKSLVEIALKLEGLTRHTSLHAAGVVIAPKPLEELLPLYYDKDGAVATQFDMVKLEEIGLIKMDFLGLKTLTELHKARELIRERHGVDIDYLSLPLDDPAVFELLREGNTTGVFQLESSGMKNLLRRLAPDSFDDIVAVLALYRPGPLKSGLVDSYINRKHGKEAIEYPFPELEPVLKETYGVWVYQEQIMKASQILAGFTPGEADTLRKAIGKKKADLMAQMKEKFIKGAVERGYDEGKITQLWEDIEKFASYSFNKSHSVAYGYLSYWTAFLKAHYPEEFFCVKLSTEKNDKKFINLLKDAKNEGFRILPPDINKSGVDFVIEGEKTIRFGLARIKGVGEDTARLIVESRKRAWTSLGDFVRTVDSKKVNKKTLEALIKAGAFDSLGEKRGELLQRLEGGSVLLGRGLFATREEKREEDYSKYEKEVLGFYVSSHPLDPYENLLKNKVSNLEILEEVEEGIYTFAGVITDLKVKKTQKGNQVAVFNLVDKTGIAQVFVFPETYSQNSEKIKEDKVIVGKFEVDIDQETEEIKLLLREVYTPEEFLKSEDTKIRLVFLRELQEEALLRLRELIRECEDPEGKELILELRINGYRTILHADPRIKVGANIVKLREKLREMGINLEIS; this comes from the coding sequence ATGAGGGACTTTGTTCATTTGCATCTTCATACACAGTATTCTCTTTTGGATGGTGCTATAAAGATAAAGGACTTGGTAAGTAGAGCACAGGAGCTGGGTTATAAGGCAGTTGCTATAACAGACCATGGAAACCTCTTTGGCATTTTGGACTTTTACAAAAGCATGAAGTCTGTGGGCATAAAGCCTTTGATAGGTATGGAAGCTTACTTTACCACCGGCTCTCGTTTTGACAGAAAGGGTAAGGGTTCAGAGGATAACATAACAGACCGCTACAACCACCACCTTATACTTATTGCAAAGGATGACAAGGGTCTTAAAAACCTTATGAAGCTCTCTACCCTTTCTTATAAGGAAGGCTTTTATTACAAGCCGAGAATAGACTACGAGCTTCTCAGTCAATATAACGAAGGGCTCATAGCCATAACCGCATGTTTGAAGGGAGTTCCCACATACTACGCAAGCATTGGTGAAAGAGAAAAAGCTCAAGAGTGGGTCAAAAAGTTCCTTGACCTCTTTGGTGAAGACCTATACCTTGAGCTTCAATCTAACTCTTTGCCAGAGCAGGAAACTGCCAACAGAACCCTAATAGAAATAGCTAAAAAGCTTGGTGTAAAGCTAATTGCCACTAATGACTCACACTACCTTATGCCAGAAGACAAGCTTGCTCATCAGGTGCTTATGGCAATACAAATGAAAAAGACTCTTACAGAGATTCAGCAGGGTAATGGTTTTAAATGTGCCAACGAGGGGCTTCATTTTGCCAGTCCAGAAGAGGTTTGGGAAAAGTTTCGTGGAAAGTTTGAAGGGTGGGAAACCGCACTTTTAAACACCCTTGAGGTGGCAGAAAAGACCGCAGATAGCTTTCAACTTTTGGAAGGTGGTTCATACCTTATGCCACATTTTCCCACAGAGGGAGTGCCTCTTGGAGATTTTCTCAAAGAGCTTGCCATAAAGGGTCTAAGACAGAGAATTTCGCAGGGTCTGGCAAAGGATAGTAAAGAATACTGGGATAGGCTTGAATATGAACTTGATGTGGTTTCTCGTATGGGTTTTGAAGGATATTTCCTTATAGTCCAAGACTTTATAAACTGGGCAAAGTCTCAAGGCATACCTGTGGGTCCTGGTAGAGGCTCTGCGGCAGGTTCTCTCCTTGCCTTTGCCTTAGGCATAACGGACGTAGACCCCATAAGGCACGGGCTTTTGTTTGAGAGGTTTCTAAACCCCGAGAGGGTCTCTATGCCAGATATTGACGTGGACTTTTGCATGGAAAACAGGGACAGGGTCATAGAGTATGTGAAAAACAAGTATGGCTCTGAAAACGTGGCACAGATAATCACCTACAACGTAATGAAGGCAAAACAAACCCTTAGGGACACCGCTCGCGCCCTTGGCATACCCTATCAGACCGCAGACACCTTAGCCAAACTTATACCACAGGGTGATGTGCAAGGCACATGGCTTTCTTTGGAAGAGATGTTTTTAACTCCCATAGAGGAACTGCTTGAAAAGTATGGAAAGCATAGGACGGATATAGAGGAAAATGTTACAAAATTTAGGAGGCTCTGCGAGGAGAATCCAGAACTAAAAAGCCTTGTGGAGATAGCCCTTAAGCTTGAGGGTCTTACAAGGCATACTTCCTTGCATGCAGCGGGTGTGGTGATAGCACCCAAGCCCCTTGAGGAGCTCCTGCCCCTTTACTACGACAAAGATGGTGCTGTTGCAACCCAGTTTGATATGGTAAAGTTGGAAGAGATAGGTCTTATAAAGATGGACTTCTTGGGTCTCAAGACCCTAACAGAACTTCATAAAGCAAGGGAGTTAATAAGAGAAAGACATGGCGTGGATATAGACTATCTGAGCCTACCCCTTGATGACCCAGCGGTCTTTGAGCTTTTGAGAGAAGGAAACACTACGGGAGTCTTTCAGTTAGAAAGCAGTGGCATGAAGAACCTACTCAGAAGGCTTGCACCAGACAGCTTTGATGACATAGTGGCGGTGCTTGCCCTTTATAGACCTGGACCTCTAAAAAGCGGTCTTGTAGACAGTTATATAAATAGAAAGCATGGAAAAGAAGCAATAGAGTATCCTTTCCCAGAGCTTGAGCCAGTCCTAAAAGAAACCTACGGTGTGTGGGTTTATCAAGAGCAGATAATGAAAGCGTCACAGATACTTGCAGGGTTTACACCAGGTGAAGCGGACACTCTTAGAAAAGCCATAGGCAAGAAAAAGGCAGACCTAATGGCTCAGATGAAGGAAAAGTTCATAAAGGGTGCAGTGGAAAGAGGATACGATGAAGGAAAGATAACTCAGCTATGGGAAGACATAGAGAAGTTTGCCAGCTATTCCTTTAATAAATCTCACTCTGTGGCTTATGGATATCTCTCTTACTGGACCGCCTTTTTGAAAGCACACTATCCGGAAGAGTTTTTCTGCGTAAAGCTGTCCACCGAAAAGAACGACAAGAAGTTTATAAATCTCCTAAAGGATGCAAAAAACGAAGGCTTTAGGATATTGCCACCAGATATAAACAAGAGCGGTGTAGACTTTGTGATAGAAGGTGAAAAGACCATAAGGTTTGGTCTTGCGAGGATAAAGGGTGTGGGCGAAGATACCGCAAGACTAATAGTAGAAAGTAGAAAAAGAGCATGGACTTCTCTTGGAGACTTTGTAAGAACGGTGGATAGCAAGAAGGTAAACAAAAAGACCCTTGAAGCTCTCATAAAGGCAGGAGCTTTTGACTCCCTTGGAGAAAAGAGAGGAGAACTGCTCCAAAGATTGGAGGGAGGCTCTGTATTGCTTGGTAGAGGTCTTTTTGCCACAAGGGAGGAGAAAAGGGAAGAGGACTACTCTAAGTATGAAAAGGAAGTGCTTGGCTTTTATGTATCCTCTCACCCTCTTGACCCCTATGAAAATCTCCTCAAAAACAAGGTATCTAACCTTGAAATTCTTGAAGAGGTAGAAGAAGGAATATACACCTTTGCGGGTGTTATAACAGACCTCAAGGTCAAAAAGACTCAAAAGGGCAACCAAGTTGCTGTGTTTAACCTTGTAGACAAGACGGGCATAGCACAGGTCTTTGTCTTCCCAGAAACTTATTCACAGAATAGTGAGAAGATAAAAGAGGACAAGGTAATAGTGGGTAAGTTTGAAGTGGATATAGACCAAGAAACAGAGGAGATAAAACTTCTTCTGAGAGAAGTATACACGCCAGAGGAATTCCTAAAGAGCGAAGACACGAAAATAAGGCTGGTCTTTCTCAGAGAGCTACAAGAGGAGGCACTGCTAAGGCTAAGAGAGCTTATAAGAGAATGTGAAGACCCAGAGGGCAAAGAACTTATCCTTGAACTAAGGATAAACGGTTATAGAACCATACTCCACGCAGACCCAAGAATAAAGGTGGGAGCAAACATCGTAAAACTAAGGGAAAAACTAAGGGAGATGGGAATAAACTTAGAAATCTCCTAA